The following coding sequences are from one Planctomicrobium piriforme window:
- a CDS encoding serine hydrolase domain-containing protein, which translates to MKSLSALAFTLLLTSLSMAADLPRATPESQGVDSAVIQAFVQTEDQQIHTLHSVMILRHGKVVAEGWWQPEAADKQHILWSLSKSFTSTAVGLAVAEGKLSIDDPVLKFFPNEAPANPSSNLQAMKVRDLLTMTTGHETEPKRPEEGKWVEAFLNHPVPFEPGTHFLYNSQATYMQSAIVQKVTGQTVLDYLRTRLFEPLGIENPVWGTSPDGITLGGYGLHVRTEDIAKFGQLLLQKGKWQGRQLVPAAWIEQATSKQVSNDANKKSTVDWKQGYGFQFWQCTHGAYRGDGKDGQFCIVLPQYDAVVIMTAHNNKMQDQLALVWEKLLAAFHDKPLPENPTAQASLKETLQHLTAHPAPAPEKK; encoded by the coding sequence ATGAAGTCCCTCTCCGCGCTCGCCTTCACCCTCCTGCTCACTTCGCTCTCCATGGCCGCCGACCTCCCCCGCGCGACGCCCGAATCACAAGGCGTCGACTCCGCCGTCATTCAGGCGTTCGTTCAAACGGAAGACCAGCAGATTCACACTCTGCACAGCGTGATGATCCTGCGCCACGGCAAAGTCGTTGCTGAAGGCTGGTGGCAGCCTGAGGCCGCCGACAAGCAGCACATCCTCTGGTCCCTCAGCAAAAGCTTCACCTCAACCGCCGTCGGCCTGGCCGTCGCTGAAGGCAAGTTGAGCATCGACGATCCGGTCTTGAAATTCTTTCCCAACGAAGCCCCCGCCAACCCCTCCAGCAACCTGCAGGCGATGAAAGTCCGTGACCTGCTCACGATGACGACAGGTCACGAAACCGAACCGAAGCGTCCTGAAGAGGGCAAATGGGTGGAGGCGTTTCTGAACCATCCAGTCCCCTTCGAGCCCGGCACCCACTTTCTCTACAACAGTCAAGCCACCTACATGCAGTCGGCGATCGTGCAGAAGGTGACAGGTCAGACCGTTCTCGACTATCTCCGTACCAGACTGTTCGAACCGCTGGGAATCGAGAACCCCGTCTGGGGCACTAGCCCTGATGGCATCACGCTCGGCGGGTATGGACTGCACGTTCGCACTGAAGACATCGCCAAATTCGGCCAATTGCTGCTGCAGAAGGGCAAATGGCAAGGCCGTCAACTTGTGCCCGCCGCCTGGATCGAACAGGCGACGTCGAAACAGGTTTCCAACGACGCGAATAAGAAGAGTACCGTCGATTGGAAACAGGGCTACGGGTTCCAGTTCTGGCAATGCACCCACGGCGCTTACCGCGGCGACGGCAAAGACGGGCAGTTCTGCATCGTGCTGCCCCAGTACGATGCGGTGGTCATCATGACTGCACACAACAATAAAATGCAGGACCAGCTGGCGCTCGTCTGGGAGAAACTCCTGGCTGCTTTTCACGACAAGCCGTTACCGGAAAACCCGACAGCTCAGGCAAGCCTGAAGGAAACCCTGCAACACCTCACCGCCCACCCCGCACCGGCACCTGAAAAGAAGTAG
- a CDS encoding HesB/IscA family protein: protein MRVPRKRLRDILLSAVAYLMSALWGTSWGQNDSATTPKEHVKLTPAAADQIRAEMRSREFDPKLVYVNVGAEGSRSFSGVDYQFGFVDKGDVGTAIVVESQGLKMAVAKASSEFMKGCVIDYLKEPNTGRVGFKFLHPDCDLMLLPEYQRLAKEAEKSWHADRLRAKAIDPKKTLAELVKSKSETSLKNLELYNKYFGPKAETAPPEPSPGMLMVGDYPQPVTHVLRCQSADKEPIIAVFCSGEKGKTLGGLHLFDMNGRVVPIYGNNNYLNEGEIIADLNGDGSVEMAQTSFNTVPDPQDKNKSLAGYYVFQVVTVSREPKILFTVLFGVHTFPAPPQKWQCRTLVHDGGLAEIVLEKPQGENFEEVARFNWSAKKKGFVGPKAGDGFSLADGEIPWPERAEFAKGVLSRFPKTE, encoded by the coding sequence ATGCGTGTCCCTCGAAAGCGGCTGCGAGACATTTTGCTCTCTGCTGTTGCGTATTTGATGTCAGCATTGTGGGGAACGTCCTGGGGGCAAAATGATTCCGCGACGACCCCAAAGGAGCATGTGAAATTAACGCCTGCTGCCGCCGACCAGATTCGTGCTGAGATGCGGAGCAGAGAGTTCGATCCCAAGTTGGTTTATGTGAACGTCGGTGCGGAAGGATCTCGAAGTTTTTCGGGCGTCGACTATCAATTCGGATTTGTGGACAAGGGGGATGTTGGGACAGCCATCGTGGTCGAGTCACAGGGGCTGAAGATGGCCGTGGCGAAGGCATCCTCAGAGTTTATGAAGGGATGCGTGATTGATTACTTGAAGGAACCGAATACGGGAAGGGTCGGATTCAAGTTTCTGCATCCCGACTGTGATTTGATGTTGCTGCCGGAGTATCAGCGGTTAGCAAAAGAGGCCGAGAAAAGTTGGCATGCCGATCGATTGCGGGCGAAAGCGATTGATCCCAAAAAGACTCTTGCTGAACTGGTGAAGTCCAAGAGCGAGACATCTCTCAAGAACCTCGAACTCTACAACAAGTATTTCGGTCCCAAGGCGGAAACGGCACCGCCAGAACCGAGTCCAGGGATGCTCATGGTGGGAGATTACCCGCAACCGGTGACGCATGTCCTGAGGTGCCAGTCGGCCGACAAAGAGCCGATCATTGCCGTTTTCTGCAGTGGAGAAAAAGGAAAAACTCTGGGCGGTTTGCATTTGTTTGACATGAATGGCCGAGTGGTCCCGATCTATGGGAATAACAATTATCTCAACGAAGGGGAAATCATTGCTGATCTGAACGGAGACGGCTCCGTGGAGATGGCGCAGACAAGCTTTAACACAGTTCCCGACCCGCAAGACAAAAACAAATCCCTAGCTGGTTACTATGTGTTTCAAGTTGTGACAGTTTCGCGCGAGCCGAAAATCTTGTTCACAGTGTTGTTTGGCGTTCACACATTTCCGGCTCCGCCACAAAAATGGCAATGCCGAACACTTGTGCATGATGGTGGCCTGGCGGAGATTGTTCTTGAGAAACCTCAAGGGGAGAACTTTGAGGAGGTCGCCCGTTTCAATTGGTCAGCGAAGAAGAAAGGGTTTGTCGGGCCTAAAGCAGGTGATGGGTTCTCATTAGCAGATGGTGAGATTCCTTGGCCCGAAAGGGCTGAATTTGCGAAAGGGGTGCTTTCTCGGTTTCCGAAGACGGAATGA
- a CDS encoding GNAT family N-acetyltransferase yields the protein MVIRETERLVLRELAPGDAVELFRIYSDPEVMRFMGAGPVSVEQERAGIESHIQNSYARHGYGLWGVVERESGTLIGRCGLLSCELHARAETEISYLLDRPYWRQGYASEACRAIMSMAFDELRLPRLLAFVAPANVASRRVAERLGCRQIGEAQYKQFGVVELFEGLRVEG from the coding sequence ATGGTGATTCGGGAGACGGAACGGCTTGTGTTGCGGGAGCTGGCCCCGGGGGATGCTGTCGAGCTTTTCCGGATCTACTCCGATCCAGAAGTGATGCGGTTCATGGGAGCCGGGCCAGTTTCGGTGGAGCAGGAACGCGCCGGGATCGAATCGCACATTCAGAACTCGTACGCCAGACACGGTTATGGATTGTGGGGCGTCGTCGAACGCGAGTCCGGCACGCTGATTGGTCGTTGCGGGTTGCTCTCCTGCGAATTGCATGCAAGAGCAGAGACGGAAATCAGCTACCTGCTGGATCGACCGTACTGGAGGCAGGGCTATGCGAGCGAAGCCTGCCGAGCCATCATGAGCATGGCCTTCGACGAACTGCGTTTGCCCAGGTTATTGGCCTTCGTCGCACCAGCGAATGTCGCTTCACGACGAGTGGCGGAGCGACTGGGATGTCGGCAAATCGGCGAGGCCCAGTACAAGCAGTTTGGAGTGGTGGAGTTGTTTGAAGGGTTGAGGGTTGAGGGTTGA
- a CDS encoding molybdopterin-dependent oxidoreductase translates to MSVRSFAVRGERLGHSESEALMLSEAFLAEHRRLTRRFFLRAGVAGSALLVTSLGRGTAAEKPVRHEKQGAWADPYFTSAESFRDVSRGKPLPHTLSEEKKREVGLTRETWKLEVISDPEHPARLGKPMTAADNTALDFAGLLEIGQQHAVRFAKVMTCLNLGCPLGMGVWEGVPLREVVWRTQPRENLRRVFYYGYHNDDPAQMFRSSLPIGRVLEDPFDLPPVILCYKLNGEWLNSERGGPVRVVVPEAYGFKSIKWLTHVVLTNLAAANDTYAEQNNDVDSPLKTFAATLNVPAEVAAGQAIAVSGYAQVGISGLSKVQVCLTLDADAAPAGDPYFTKGAWKDAEILGPPPHWGSVPEGKVPAGTLGFDASGVPKGWPMRLTNAHWAAVLEGVPVGDYTLRCRSVDEKGIAQPLPRPFKKSGHAAIESVPIKVR, encoded by the coding sequence ATGAGCGTCCGGAGTTTTGCTGTTCGCGGCGAACGGCTGGGTCATTCGGAAAGTGAGGCGCTCATGCTGTCGGAAGCATTTCTTGCCGAGCATCGCAGGCTGACCAGACGCTTTTTTCTTCGTGCGGGTGTTGCTGGATCGGCGCTGCTGGTCACCAGTTTGGGAAGGGGAACTGCGGCGGAGAAGCCAGTCAGGCATGAGAAGCAGGGGGCCTGGGCGGATCCTTATTTCACGTCTGCGGAATCTTTTCGCGACGTGTCTCGCGGGAAGCCGTTGCCGCATACGCTTTCGGAGGAGAAGAAGCGCGAAGTCGGCCTCACCAGAGAGACGTGGAAGCTGGAAGTGATCTCTGATCCGGAGCACCCGGCGCGGCTGGGGAAGCCGATGACGGCGGCGGACAATACGGCGCTCGATTTTGCCGGGTTGTTGGAAATTGGCCAGCAACACGCGGTGCGGTTTGCCAAGGTGATGACGTGCCTGAACCTGGGGTGTCCGCTAGGCATGGGGGTGTGGGAAGGGGTTCCGTTAAGGGAGGTGGTCTGGCGGACGCAGCCGCGCGAGAACCTGCGACGGGTCTTCTATTACGGGTATCACAATGACGATCCGGCGCAGATGTTTCGCAGTTCGCTCCCGATTGGTCGGGTGCTCGAAGATCCGTTTGATTTGCCGCCGGTGATCCTGTGTTACAAGCTGAATGGGGAATGGCTGAACAGCGAGCGCGGGGGTCCGGTGCGGGTGGTTGTGCCGGAGGCATACGGCTTCAAGTCCATCAAATGGCTGACGCACGTGGTGCTGACGAACCTGGCGGCGGCGAACGACACCTATGCCGAGCAGAACAACGACGTCGACAGTCCTCTGAAGACGTTTGCCGCAACATTGAACGTGCCAGCCGAGGTTGCGGCGGGGCAGGCGATTGCCGTCTCGGGGTATGCGCAGGTGGGGATTTCGGGACTTTCGAAGGTACAGGTCTGCCTGACGTTGGATGCGGACGCGGCTCCGGCGGGCGATCCGTACTTCACGAAGGGGGCATGGAAGGACGCCGAGATCCTGGGGCCGCCGCCGCATTGGGGGAGCGTGCCTGAGGGAAAAGTTCCGGCAGGGACATTGGGTTTCGATGCGTCAGGAGTGCCTAAAGGCTGGCCGATGCGGTTGACGAACGCACATTGGGCTGCGGTTCTGGAGGGAGTTCCGGTCGGGGACTACACGTTGCGTTGCCGGTCGGTCGATGAAAAAGGAATCGCTCAGCCGTTACCCCGGCCGTTCAAAAAATCGGGGCATGCGGCGATTGAGTCCGTTCCGATCAAGGTGCGGTAA
- a CDS encoding EamA family transporter: MPNDPQSSSHLLLPLLASLLFVVGALFGKASSVRGASPYTNTFAANFCLALFWTAFGFARSGFLPPAAWAPAAAIACAFVVGQLCTYLAFQNGDVSLATPIFGVKIILVAVLVSLLAEEAIPTRIWIAAILASIGVAVVQMNPGQSKLANFSARRTALTVVLALLAATSYSLFDVGLQYCGRKYGGEAFLATMFVWMGLISCGLLPWTDSLTRLRQIKAVTPLLMTALLIAGQAVLICYALGQYGDATRVNIIYALRGLWSVLLAWILNRMAVNPEGRHSARTMLFRLTGAAILLACVIISMT; this comes from the coding sequence ATGCCGAACGACCCTCAGTCCTCGTCTCACCTCCTGCTTCCTCTGCTGGCAAGTCTGCTCTTCGTCGTCGGCGCCCTGTTCGGCAAAGCCTCCTCGGTCCGCGGCGCCAGTCCCTACACAAACACCTTCGCCGCCAATTTCTGCCTGGCGCTCTTCTGGACCGCATTCGGTTTCGCTCGCAGCGGCTTCCTCCCCCCCGCTGCTTGGGCGCCCGCCGCTGCCATCGCCTGCGCCTTCGTCGTCGGGCAGCTTTGCACTTACCTCGCCTTTCAAAATGGCGATGTCTCCCTGGCGACCCCGATCTTCGGTGTGAAGATCATCCTTGTCGCGGTCCTCGTCTCATTACTGGCGGAGGAGGCAATCCCCACCCGCATCTGGATCGCCGCCATCCTCGCCTCGATCGGCGTCGCCGTCGTGCAGATGAACCCAGGTCAGTCCAAGCTCGCCAATTTTTCCGCTCGTCGCACGGCTCTCACGGTGGTACTCGCTTTGCTCGCTGCCACGTCATATTCCCTCTTCGATGTCGGCCTGCAATATTGCGGACGCAAGTATGGGGGGGAAGCTTTCCTCGCCACCATGTTTGTGTGGATGGGCCTGATCTCCTGCGGGTTGCTCCCCTGGACCGACAGCCTCACACGCCTGCGACAGATCAAAGCCGTTACCCCCCTGCTGATGACCGCTCTCCTCATCGCCGGCCAGGCCGTCCTCATCTGTTATGCCCTCGGGCAGTATGGAGACGCCACCAGGGTTAACATCATCTACGCACTCAGAGGCCTCTGGTCCGTACTCCTGGCCTGGATCCTGAACCGCATGGCCGTGAACCCCGAAGGCCGGCACTCCGCCCGCACCATGCTCTTCCGCCTGACCGGTGCGGCGATCCTGCTCGCCTGCGTCATTATCTCCATGACATGA
- a CDS encoding Fic family protein, with product MSSQGAEQRAGRYIRQPAGYRAFSPAVLPPDPEIRIDSDLQVRLSQADRALGRLDGSIQTLPHPDLFVYMYVRKEAVLSSQIEGTQSSLQDVLAAEAKILDPDRPHDVEEVVGYIRAMNYGLSRLADLPVSVRLICEIHKQLLEGIARGSHLTPGEIRTSQNWIGSSGCNLNNATFVPPPPHEVAEHLSQLEKFLHTDARLPLLIKIGLAHAQFETIHPFLDGNGRVGRLLITFLLCEQKVLLKPVLYLSHFFKKHRQAYYDHLQAIRDHGVWEEWLMYFLRGVIDVSQQATETARRILNLRESHRRTITERLGRSAGNGHRVLEHLYEHPYVSVNEVKELIGTTYPAANDLVARMEEDGILREATGQSRNRRFVYDGYIRLFDEDQGDGE from the coding sequence ATGTCATCGCAGGGTGCGGAACAGCGAGCAGGACGGTACATCCGTCAACCAGCGGGTTATCGCGCATTCAGTCCGGCGGTGCTGCCGCCCGATCCGGAAATTCGGATCGATAGTGATTTGCAGGTCCGGTTGTCACAGGCAGATCGAGCTCTGGGACGACTCGATGGTTCGATTCAGACGCTGCCTCACCCGGATTTGTTTGTCTACATGTATGTCCGCAAAGAGGCCGTACTTTCAAGTCAGATTGAAGGCACACAGAGTTCATTGCAGGATGTTCTGGCGGCCGAAGCCAAAATTCTTGATCCGGATCGACCTCACGACGTCGAGGAAGTTGTCGGGTACATTCGAGCGATGAACTACGGTTTGAGCCGACTGGCAGACCTGCCCGTCTCTGTACGGTTAATCTGTGAAATTCATAAACAGTTGCTGGAAGGCATCGCTCGCGGCAGTCATCTCACGCCGGGAGAAATCCGGACGAGCCAAAACTGGATTGGTTCTTCCGGGTGCAATTTGAACAATGCCACTTTTGTGCCTCCGCCGCCGCATGAAGTGGCTGAGCATCTTTCTCAACTTGAGAAGTTTTTGCATACCGATGCACGGCTTCCGCTGCTGATCAAAATCGGATTGGCGCATGCTCAGTTTGAAACGATCCATCCATTTCTCGATGGGAACGGTCGCGTGGGACGGCTACTAATCACGTTCCTGTTGTGTGAGCAGAAAGTGCTACTCAAGCCAGTCCTTTATTTGTCGCACTTCTTTAAGAAGCATCGACAGGCGTACTATGACCATTTGCAGGCGATTCGGGACCACGGGGTCTGGGAGGAATGGCTGATGTATTTTCTGCGAGGTGTGATCGATGTCAGCCAGCAGGCGACTGAAACGGCTCGTCGGATCTTGAATCTGCGAGAGAGTCATCGCCGCACAATCACTGAACGGTTAGGACGATCTGCTGGCAACGGACACCGTGTTTTGGAACATCTCTATGAGCACCCCTATGTTTCCGTCAACGAAGTCAAAGAACTGATCGGAACGACGTATCCAGCAGCAAATGATCTGGTCGCCCGGATGGAGGAAGATGGCATTCTGCGAGAAGCGACTGGTCAGTCTCGCAATCGACGATTTGTCTACGACGGATACATCCGGCTGTTCGATGAGGATCAAGGTGATGGGGAGTGA
- a CDS encoding restriction endonuclease, which yields MAQIIGQYVNPVLEALRSLGGSARPGEVCEYVANRLGLVGSPVMEETLKSGVSKFENKIAWVRQYLVAAGYIDNSTRGVWSLTDKGKNSGPLSERQIGEMLLEIQRQGKVLREQRADPEDEDDDSDEPIPEQLDYRAQLLTTLRELSPSGFEQLCQRLLRESGFEQVTVTGKSGDGGIDGIGVLRVNPFVAFKVLFQCKRYTRSVSPSEIRDFRGGMLGRADKGIFLTTGTFSVQAHGEAIRDGVPPIELVDGERLIKLFESLELGLAPRTTYDVDAAFFEQFR from the coding sequence ATGGCTCAGATCATCGGGCAATATGTCAATCCGGTACTAGAGGCGCTCAGGAGTTTGGGTGGTTCGGCGCGGCCGGGCGAGGTCTGTGAATACGTCGCCAATCGGCTGGGGCTTGTCGGCTCCCCCGTCATGGAAGAAACGCTGAAGAGCGGTGTCTCAAAATTTGAGAACAAGATCGCCTGGGTGCGGCAGTACCTTGTGGCCGCGGGGTATATCGACAACTCAACTCGAGGCGTCTGGTCGTTGACCGACAAGGGGAAGAACTCCGGGCCGTTGTCTGAACGCCAGATCGGCGAAATGCTGCTGGAGATTCAACGTCAGGGAAAAGTACTCCGCGAACAGCGTGCAGATCCGGAGGATGAAGACGACGACAGCGATGAGCCCATACCTGAGCAGCTCGATTATCGGGCACAGTTGCTGACGACTCTGCGCGAGTTGTCTCCGTCCGGGTTCGAGCAGCTTTGTCAGCGGCTGCTGAGGGAATCCGGCTTCGAACAGGTCACAGTGACCGGAAAATCTGGAGATGGCGGCATCGATGGAATTGGCGTGCTACGCGTCAATCCCTTCGTGGCGTTCAAGGTACTGTTTCAATGCAAGCGGTACACGAGGTCGGTCAGCCCATCAGAAATTCGTGATTTTCGAGGTGGAATGCTAGGAAGGGCAGATAAGGGCATTTTTCTCACCACGGGAACATTTTCCGTACAAGCACACGGCGAAGCCATCCGCGACGGCGTTCCTCCGATTGAACTGGTGGACGGCGAGCGGCTCATCAAACTCTTCGAGTCGCTGGAACTTGGTCTCGCACCACGCACCACGTATGACGTTGACGCAGCCTTCTTCGAGCAGTTTCGTTGA
- a CDS encoding outer membrane protein assembly factor BamB family protein — protein sequence MKILSLALGVMVLFSSQAALPLMAAAPAPWPQFRGPAGSGLAEDEHPPVEIGPDKNVKWKVSTPGGASSAIVVGDLLVLTAFDGQKLWTIAYRRADGSEAWRADAPYQKLEAYHPTEGSPAASTPATDGERIVSYFGSCGLFCYDLSGKQLWQHAMPPAATVADFGTGVSPILVDGLVILLRDERNAPQILALDVATGKVKWERKRESISGFGTPVIWENGSNKQIVAPGYGRMIAYDLTTGEEAWSHEGMPSASCTTPVVGDGLLYFAGWSPGDADEKGGFKMPTFDQLLAGNDADANKDGVFSKEESAKTPFKDFFDNNDPDKDGLVTRKEWDDMLAFMSRSKNSAFALQPAAVGKTGGAQVLWLKTSGLPYVPSAILYKGRFIMVKDGGIVTGYNARTGEEAFQKRAVAPGEYYSSPVAAGGNLYFTSLKEGVVTVVKLDGDELKTVAKNPPLGERVSATPAIADNTLYLRTAGHLYAFGE from the coding sequence ATGAAGATTTTGTCGTTGGCGTTGGGAGTGATGGTCCTGTTTTCATCTCAGGCAGCGCTGCCGCTGATGGCGGCGGCGCCTGCTCCGTGGCCGCAGTTTCGCGGACCTGCAGGTTCGGGCCTGGCGGAAGATGAACATCCGCCTGTCGAGATCGGGCCTGACAAGAACGTGAAATGGAAGGTCTCGACGCCGGGCGGGGCGTCGTCGGCGATTGTGGTGGGCGACCTGCTGGTGCTGACGGCGTTCGATGGACAGAAGCTCTGGACCATTGCCTACCGTCGCGCCGATGGCAGCGAGGCGTGGCGTGCGGATGCTCCTTATCAGAAGCTGGAGGCCTATCATCCCACGGAAGGGAGCCCTGCGGCCTCTACGCCGGCAACCGATGGCGAGCGCATCGTTTCCTACTTCGGCTCGTGCGGGCTGTTCTGCTACGACCTGAGCGGAAAACAGTTGTGGCAGCACGCAATGCCGCCTGCGGCCACCGTCGCGGATTTCGGGACAGGCGTCTCGCCGATCCTTGTCGACGGTTTGGTCATCCTGTTGAGGGATGAACGAAATGCACCGCAGATTCTGGCTCTGGACGTCGCGACCGGGAAAGTGAAATGGGAACGGAAGCGGGAATCCATTTCTGGCTTCGGCACGCCTGTGATCTGGGAAAACGGATCGAACAAGCAGATTGTCGCACCGGGTTACGGGCGGATGATTGCGTATGACCTGACCACCGGAGAAGAAGCGTGGTCGCATGAAGGGATGCCGTCGGCCAGTTGCACGACGCCGGTGGTGGGAGACGGGCTGTTGTACTTTGCCGGGTGGTCGCCTGGCGACGCGGACGAGAAGGGGGGCTTCAAGATGCCGACCTTCGATCAACTCCTGGCCGGGAACGATGCGGACGCGAATAAAGACGGCGTCTTTTCAAAAGAGGAATCTGCGAAAACGCCATTCAAAGACTTCTTCGATAACAACGACCCGGACAAGGACGGACTGGTTACGAGGAAGGAATGGGACGACATGCTGGCATTCATGTCCCGCTCGAAGAACAGTGCGTTCGCCTTGCAGCCTGCGGCTGTCGGCAAAACCGGCGGAGCCCAGGTCTTGTGGTTGAAGACGTCGGGTCTGCCGTATGTCCCTTCCGCAATCCTGTACAAGGGCCGCTTCATCATGGTGAAGGACGGCGGCATTGTGACCGGATACAACGCGCGGACCGGCGAAGAAGCATTTCAGAAACGGGCAGTTGCCCCAGGTGAATACTACTCGTCACCGGTCGCCGCCGGCGGCAATCTGTATTTCACATCCCTCAAGGAAGGGGTCGTAACCGTCGTCAAGCTGGATGGTGACGAACTGAAGACCGTGGCCAAGAATCCCCCGCTGGGAGAACGAGTCAGCGCCACCCCGGCAATTGCGGACAACACGCTGTACCTGCGAACGGCAGGACATTTGTACGCGTTTGGGGAGTGA
- a CDS encoding homing endonuclease associated repeat-containing protein, protein MPPQPLAEQLIDAVRLFEAQSPHPTFESFLRAGPFSRRQILSAFGSWTKLRSAAGLASRNPSVRITDDQLLQALANLQQRLRRFPTQADIDRLSGFGSQTYRRRFGSISELSAPLNAFMSRKSHTPLLSVVDPPRSSATLRKLWQKLTIACPFLSSDLIKHPSPTPPDIAICLSVDQKLPTTHLIELQSLRP, encoded by the coding sequence ATGCCTCCCCAACCCCTCGCCGAACAACTCATCGATGCCGTTCGTCTGTTCGAAGCCCAGTCTCCCCACCCCACCTTCGAATCCTTTCTCCGCGCTGGCCCTTTCAGCCGTCGGCAAATCCTGTCCGCCTTTGGCAGTTGGACGAAGTTAAGAAGTGCGGCCGGCCTGGCCTCCCGCAACCCCTCCGTCCGCATCACCGACGACCAGTTACTGCAAGCCCTCGCCAACCTCCAGCAGCGGCTGCGTCGATTCCCAACTCAAGCGGATATCGACCGCCTCTCAGGCTTCGGATCCCAGACTTACCGCCGCCGCTTCGGCTCCATCTCAGAACTCTCCGCCCCCCTCAATGCCTTCATGTCTCGAAAGAGCCACACGCCCCTCCTCTCCGTCGTCGACCCTCCCCGATCTTCAGCCACACTCCGCAAGCTCTGGCAAAAACTGACCATCGCCTGTCCCTTCCTCAGCAGCGACCTCATCAAGCACCCTTCCCCCACCCCACCCGACATCGCCATCTGCCTCAGCGTCGATCAAAAACTCCCCACCACCCACCTCATCGAACTCCAATCGCTCCGCCCCTAA